A genomic region of Pseudomonas sp. MPC6 contains the following coding sequences:
- a CDS encoding PqiC family protein: MALPLKITLVAALLLLTACRSDPIQFHTLVPTQSGNHSKSAMADIQIEAISVPPQVDRPQIVIRQGNSGLAILESQWWAASLVDELSSALKDQLVNSNSQRKMSVRLDVQRFDSIPGQYGLIDVKWRLRSPGESDSALVTCRSTLQTPSGPSIDDLVAAHQNNVKRLAALITQAANGTPRGCPPSQ; this comes from the coding sequence GCGCTGCTGCTGCTCACCGCTTGTCGCAGTGATCCTATTCAATTTCACACCCTGGTCCCGACCCAATCGGGCAACCACTCGAAGTCCGCCATGGCGGACATCCAGATCGAAGCGATCAGCGTACCGCCCCAAGTCGATCGCCCGCAGATCGTCATCCGCCAGGGCAACAGTGGCCTGGCGATCCTGGAAAGCCAGTGGTGGGCCGCGAGCCTGGTGGATGAGTTGAGCAGCGCGTTGAAGGATCAACTGGTCAACAGCAATTCCCAACGCAAGATGTCGGTACGCCTCGATGTGCAGCGCTTCGACTCGATTCCCGGGCAGTACGGGCTGATCGACGTCAAATGGCGCCTGCGCAGTCCGGGCGAAAGCGATAGCGCGCTGGTGACGTGCCGCAGCACCTTACAGACGCCTTCAGGGCCGAGCATCGATGATTTGGTGGCGGCCCATCAGAACAACGTCAAACGGCTGGCCGCGCTGATCACCCAGGCCGCGAATGGAACACCAAGAGGTTGCCCGCCCTCCCAGTGA
- a CDS encoding iron ABC transporter substrate-binding protein — protein sequence MTPPIPSFLKLAVLTAALMSAGHGYAADADGIVVYNAQHESLTKAWIAGFTKETGIKVTVRNGDDTEMGNQIVQEGASSPADVFLTENSPAMVLVDNAGLFAPVAPATLEQVDAAYRPAHGKWVAIAARSTVFVYNPGKLPEAELPKSLMDLAGPDWKGRWGASPAGADFQAIVAAVLALKGEAATLEWLKGMKSNFTAYRGNSAVLKAVNAGQIDSGVIYHYYRFGDQAKTGENSKNTALHYFKHQDPGAFVSLSGGGVLASSTHKDQAQAFLKWVTGTDGQAILKTGNSFEYAVGKNAESNPKLVPLQQLDAPKVDASTLDSKKAVELMTQAGLL from the coding sequence ATGACCCCCCCTATCCCGTCTTTTCTTAAACTCGCCGTGCTGACGGCCGCGCTGATGAGCGCCGGCCATGGGTATGCCGCCGATGCCGACGGCATCGTGGTCTACAACGCCCAGCACGAAAGCCTGACCAAAGCCTGGATTGCAGGCTTCACCAAGGAAACCGGGATCAAGGTCACCGTGCGCAATGGTGACGACACCGAGATGGGCAATCAGATCGTGCAGGAAGGCGCGTCCTCCCCGGCGGATGTGTTCCTGACCGAGAACTCCCCGGCCATGGTACTGGTCGACAACGCCGGGCTGTTCGCGCCCGTGGCACCGGCGACCCTTGAACAAGTCGACGCGGCCTACCGTCCGGCCCACGGCAAATGGGTGGCCATTGCCGCGCGCTCCACGGTCTTCGTCTACAACCCGGGCAAACTGCCGGAAGCCGAATTGCCCAAGTCACTGATGGACCTCGCCGGTCCGGACTGGAAGGGCCGCTGGGGCGCTTCGCCGGCCGGCGCCGACTTCCAGGCGATCGTCGCCGCCGTGTTGGCACTCAAGGGTGAAGCCGCGACCCTCGAGTGGTTGAAAGGGATGAAAAGCAACTTTACCGCGTACCGGGGCAACAGTGCCGTGCTCAAGGCGGTCAATGCCGGCCAGATCGACAGCGGCGTGATCTACCACTATTACCGCTTCGGCGACCAGGCCAAGACCGGTGAAAACAGCAAGAACACCGCCCTGCACTACTTCAAGCACCAGGATCCCGGTGCCTTTGTCAGCCTGTCCGGTGGCGGCGTCCTGGCGTCCAGCACACACAAGGATCAGGCTCAGGCCTTCCTCAAGTGGGTGACCGGCACAGACGGCCAGGCCATCCTCAAGACCGGCAATTCGTTCGAATACGCGGTGGGCAAAAACGCCGAATCCAACCCTAAACTGGTGCCTTTGCAGCAGCTTGACGCGCCGAAAGTCGACGCTTCAACACTCGACAGTAAAAAAGCCGTGGAGCTGATGACTCAGGCCGGACTGCTTTAA